A window from Triticum aestivum cultivar Chinese Spring chromosome 6D, IWGSC CS RefSeq v2.1, whole genome shotgun sequence encodes these proteins:
- the LOC123145020 gene encoding BEACH domain-containing protein C2 isoform X2 produces the protein MEGQDALDMSDASPTSSWEDGAVEHFDVASFGGDGYVVDDEEMSDVELGTGSPAAPSEASTQTPPPLRRRLAPVESSDVPEEVVRAVDAVIMGGGVERLREMVSEENGEVTHFIVDVLMITMGGVDGLDEGAGDGTSTSTEPSIMSSSRAAAIAVELMPYLPCGTEPSPRTRMACGLLATLSACTRNRTMCSASGLLAILLDSAEKLFVKMGQSRDWDGKPLVQCIQVLGGHSVSVKDLHSWLLLVKKALGTRWATPLTLALEKAVGCNEAKGPAVTFEFDGESSGLLAPGDSRWPFSNGFGFATWIYVESFSDSPNAAASTSGRSSRWAAAAAAFIHAGERAKDMPRLFSFLTADNDGVEAYFQGKFLVVESGTGKGKKAHLHFTYEFKPQCWYFIGLECTSKQGLLGMVESELRLYVDDKLHESCPFEFPRVLKPLAFCCIGTNPPPTITGLQRQCPLFAEMGPIYIFMEPIGPERMARLASRGGDALPSFSSGAGLPWKASCDHIREMSEDSYTLDIEIGGSLHLLYHPSLLNGRFCPDASPSGSTGTHRRPAEVIGMVHISCRVRPAESLWALACGGPMALLPLTVSNIEMDNLEPILGDVSLSLATSSLSVPIFRIISLAIQHPGNKQELCRTHGPELLSQVLQYLLETLSKLESGKKEILRDEELVAAIVSLCQSQINDPGLKAQLFSTLLLDLKMWSSCNYVLQKKLLSSLADMVFAESACMYDANALQMLLDGCRRCYWVTREGDSIDTFTLTGTERPLGKVNALVDELLVVIELLIGSASSTMASDDVRRLVGFVVDCPQPNQVPRVLLLIYRLIVHPNSTRAHMYAQSFISRGGVEALLVLLQREAKSGNNNTFNNYDVPQNAAKWNGSSQSKSTNSRSLLKPASSEANCNRETPSVDSHESPSHDGNSEPVSTSKWRLLKNQFLKNRSGMDLPSITDNVQNNVYNIDNGDGVLVGIVHILGALVASGHLKFASLIAKPKLPSGFLTTANGEGNTMFEDRVSLLLFALQKAFQAAPRRLMTRNVYRSLISAVINISSANDNLNLYDSDYRFQHIPLLLVLLRSLPYASRAFQARTLQDLLFLVCSHPENRSTMTSIAEWPDWILEVMISNHEMGDNKDSDGVSIYELEDVIHKFLLIMLEHSMWQKDGWKDVEATIHCAEWLSMAGGFSMGDQRIRREEALPIFKRRLLGSLLDFSAQELRVQSEGITAAASDVEVETREPKIQAEKAADLLVVLAENAVVLMMLVEDHLRSRSQQFFTSCLIDSALSPLSMASSAASRSLSRTGSEPLEAGGSRQSLSSDAGGLPVDVLASMSGTNGQISSEVMERVTAAAAAEPYGSVRHAFVSYGSCISDLSEGWKYRSRLWYGVCIPSKANIFGGGGSGWEAWKSAVEKDSNGDWIELPLVKKSVAMLQTLLLDSGFGAGLGSGEGSAGGIGVMSALNQLLDSDQPFFCMLRLTLISMREDDTGEDDLFMRNISMKNDDISERLGCQTGSVIELDGNSCAPTIKPQSALLWRLLGPFLNVPVSESKRQRVLVVSSILYSEVWHAVSSDRKPLRKKYLGLLMPPYAAVLKRYRSVLANIHELASSDGENPLLVGDCASAADTLPVEAAVSLISPGWAAAFASPPVAMALAMIAAGASGAETIAPPTNKLRRRDTSLLERRSAKLHSFSSFQRLPDTTPLLPASAPKDKASAKVVALAAACDLEFSAKIGLRRGLSVVAMATSGQRRSAGDIERAQRWNTTEAMAAAWMECLQSADSKSVSGRDFSALSYKYVALLVSSFALARNLQRVEMERRTQVDILNRLCASVGVRAWRRLLHCLIETNRLYGPFGELLCTPDSIFWKLDFTECSSRMRRFMKRNYNGSDRFGAAVNFEEQMLLCDGVESNACHTEEGDTRSTNALPTTSLIIVAEAMSVDRGHEDAEHIETETICSSVDDQLRNSLPPDPFKGSIDSRSSDFSGVRNLVRSTAIAPGYRSGEEDKRIIIELPSLMVRPLKTVRGTFQVTLKRINFIVDEHTSDSDSYMDDVASTSGQYDQQDKDRSWFISSLHQIYNRRYLLRQSALELFMVDRSNFFFDFEDIEARRHAYRAIIHTKPPYLNDIFLATQKPEQILKQTQLMERWAKWEISNFDYLMELNTLAGRSYNDISQYPMFPWVVSDYQSKTLDLEDHSSYRDLSKPIGALNPARLKKFQDYYSSFKDPIIPNCHYGSHYSSPGTVLYYLARIEPFTTLSIELRGGKFGDDNHMLSDITRTWNSVLEDMNDVKELVPEMFYLPEVFTNVNSVDMGTNELAKRLGSVELPPWAENPVDFIHKHRKALESDHVSAHLHEWIDLIFGYKQRGKEAVMANNVFPYATYEGTVDIDKIADPVSFASNLLDHLSNFLAVNILLKILKVQRQATQDQIVNFGQTPSQLLIVPHIQRRPLADILQLQTIFRNPSEVRSYLLPNPDQCNVPASAVHVSNDCIVVVDANVPAAHVAVHHWQPNTPDGLETPFLFHHGKNAINSSGGAIRRIFKGPTSAEDYHFPRAIAFAASAIQPSSTVAVTCDKEVITGGHADNSVKLISSDGARTIETASGHIAPVTCLALSPDNNYFVTGSRDTTVILWRIHQMSSSHWKNAPEPPPSPTTPSTPLANSISSGSSPIRTLETSSKRRIEGPMHVLRGHLGEVTCCSVSSDLGLVASSSHTSGALLHSLRTGRLIRKLDVGEAHLICLSSQGIVLIWNESEKRLSTFTVNGIPMSTSVLSPFSGRVSCIEVSRDGQFALIAACLSSNCTRDTSTDEDHMIDNCNDDEDVPESKETKLYVHAPSICFIDLHKLEVIHTLKLGEGQDVTAVALNEDNTTLVASTADKQLIVFTNPSLEF, from the exons ATGGAGGGGCAGGACGCGCTCGACATGTCCGACGCCTCGCCGACCTCGTCGTGGGAGGATGGCGCCGTCGAGCACTTCGACGTCGCGTCGTTCGGCGGCGACGGGTACGTCGTCGACGATGAGGAGATGTCGGACGTGGAGCTCGGCACGGGTTCCCCGGCGGCCCCTTCGGAGGCCTCGACGCAGACTCCTCCGCCGCTGCGGAGGCGCCTAGCGCCGGTCGAGTCCTCGGACGTCCCGGAGGAGGTGGTGCGGGCGGTCGACGCGGTGATCATGGGCGGTGGTGTTGAGCGCCTCCGCGAGATGGTGTCCGAGGAGAACGGCGAGGTCACGCATTTCATCGTAGACGTGCTGATGATCACGATGGGCGGCGTGGACGGCCTcgacgagggcgcgggcgacggcaccAGCACCAGCACGGAACCCAGCATCATGTCCAGCTCGCGCGCAGCCGCCATTGCTGTCGAACTGATGCCTTACCTTCCATGCGGCACCGAGCCGTCGCCGCGCACCCGTATGGCCTGCGGCCTCCTCGCCACCCTCAGCGCCTGCACCCGCAACCGCACCATGTGCTCCGCTTCGGGCCTTCTCGCTATCCTCCTCGATTCTGCAGAGAAGCTGTTCGTAAAAATGGGTCAGAGCAGGGATTGGGATGGGAAACCGCTCGTGCAGTGCATTCAGGTGCTAGGAGGGCACTCGGTTAGCGTCAAGGACTTGCATTCCTGGCTCCTTTTGGTCAAGAAGGCGCTTGGGACACGCTGGGCAACGCCACTGACACTAGCATTGGAGAAGGCTGTTGGCTGCAATGAGGCGAAGGGACCTGCAGTGACATTTGAGTTCGACGGCGAGAGTTCCGGCTTGCTTGCCCCTGGAGATAGCCGATGGCCATTCTCGAACGGTTTTGGGTTTGCCACATGGATATATGTAGAGTCATTCTCGGACTCACCCAACGCAGCAGCATCAACTTCTGGGAGATCGTCGCgatgggccgccgccgccgctgctttcATACATGCTGGAGAACGGGCGAAGGACATGCCCCGGCTTTTCAGCTTCCTTACTGCTGATAACGATGGTGTGGAGGCTTATTTCCAAGGCAAGTTTCTAGTTGTGGAGAGTGGGACTGGAAAGGGAAAGAAGGCTCATCTCCATTTCACCTATGAATTCAAACCACAGTGCTGGTACTTCATTGGTTTGGAGTGCACAAGCAAGCAGGGTTTGCTCGGAATGGTCGAGAGTGAACTACGGCTGTATGTTGATGATAAGCTTCATGAGAGCTGTCCGTTTGAGTTCCCCCGTGTCTTGAAACCGCTGGCATTCTGCTGCATCGGGACAAACCCGCCACCAACTATTACTGGTCTGCAACGGCAATGCCCATTATTTGCAGAAATGGGGCCTATCTATATTTTCATGGAGCCGATTGGCCCAGAGAGAATGGCCCGGCTAGCTTCTAGGGGAGGAGATGCACTTCCCAGCTTCAGCAGCGGTGCTGGTTTGCCTTGGAAAGCTAGCTGTGATCACATTAGGGAAATGTCAGAAGATAGTTATACACTTGACATTGAGATTGGAGGAAGCTTACATCTTCTTTATCATCCTAGCCTACTTAACGGCCGATTTTGCCCCGATGCTTCACCTTCTGGTTCAACAG GTACTCACCGAAGGCCTGCGGAAGTTATTGGGATGGTTCACATATCTTGTCGCGTGCGACCTGCAGAATCATTATGGGCATTAGCTTGTGGAGGTCCAATGGCTTTACTACCATTGACTGTGAGCAATATTGAGATGGATAACCTGGAACCTATACTTGGTGATGTGTCACTGTCTCTTGCTACGTCTTCTCTTTCTGTTCCTATATTCAGAATAATTTCTCTGGCAATTCAACATCCTGGAAATAAGCAAGAGCTTTGCCGTACCCATGGACCAGAGCTTCTATCACAAGTTTTACAATATTTGTTGGAAACACTGTCAAAACTAGAAAGTGGGAAGAAAGAGATACTGAGAGATGAGGAGCTTGTTGCTGCAATTGTATCTTTGTGCCAATCTCAAATAAATGATCCTGGTCTAAAAGCGCAGCTCTTTAGCACTTTGCTGTTGGACCTGAAGATGTGGAGCTCATGCAACTATGTTCTGCAGAAAAAGCTTCTCTCTTCACTTGCAGACATGGTTTTTGCAGAATCTGCTTGCATGTATGATGCAAATGCGTTGCAAATGCTTCTTGATGGATGCAGAAGGTGTTACTGGGTAACTCGTGAAGGAGATTCAATAGATACCTTCACATTGACTGGAACTGAGAGACCTTtagggaaagtgaatgctcttgtTGATGAGCTGTTGGTTGTTATTGAACTGTTGATAGGATCAGCTTCTTCCACAATGGCTTCTGATGATGTTCGTCGTTTGGTAGGATTTGTTGTTGACTGCCCACAACCTAACCAG GTTCCTAGGGTCTTGCTCCTCATCTACAGACTGATTGTGCACCCAAACAGTACTAGAGCGCACATGTATGCTCAGTCATTTATTTCTCGTGGAGGTGTAGAGGCATTACTTGTTCTTTTGCAGAGAGAGGCTAAATCTGGCAATAACAACACTTTCAACAACTACGATGTGCCACAAAATGCTGCTAAGTGGAATGGAAGTTCTCAGTCAAAATCTACTAATAGTCGTTCACTCTTGAAACCAGCTAGTAGTGAAGCAAACTGCAATCGTGAGACACCGTCAGTTGACAGTCATGAGTCACCCTCTCATGATGGTAACTCTGAACCTGTATCCACTAGCAAATGGCGCTTACTAAAAAATCAGTTCCTAAAGAATCGGAGTGGCATGGACCTCCCAAGTATCACTGACAATGTTCAGAACAATGTATACAATATTGATAATGGTGATGGAGTACTTGTTGGGATAGTTCATATTTTGGGCGCTTTGGTTGCCTCAGGTCACCTGAAGTTTGCCTCACTTATTGCAAAACCAAAGTTGCCAAGTGGTTTTCTGACAACTGCTAATGGCGAAGGAAATACCATGTTTGAAGACAGAGTATCTTTATTGCTCTTTGCATTGCAGAAAGCTTTTCAAGCAGCCCCAAGAAGGCTTATGACCAGAAATGTATATAGATCTTTAATATCTGCAGTG ATCAATATTTCTTCAGCAAATGATAATCTGAACTTGTATGATTCTGATTATCGCTTTCAGCATATTCCGCTCTTGTTAGTTCTACTACGTTCTCTTCCATATGCATCACGAGCATTTCAAGCTCGTACTCTTCAG GATCTTCTATTTTTGGTTTGCAGTCACCCTGAGAATAGAAGTACTATGACTTCCATTGCAGAATGGCCTGATTGGATTTTGGAGGTTATGATTTCTAATCATGAG ATGGGTGATAACAAAGATTCAGATGGTGTAAGCATATATGAGCTTGAAGACGTCATACACAAGTTTCTACTTATTATGCTGGAGCATTCAATGTGGCAAAAAGATGGGTGGAAG GATGTGGAGGCAACAATACACTGTGCAGAATGGCTTTCAATGGCTGGGGGGTTTAGCATGGGAGACCAAAGAATTAG GCGTGAAGAAGCATTACCAATTTTCAAAAGGAGATTACTGGGTAGTCTGCTTGATTTTTCTGCTCAGGAGCTTCGAGTTCAG TCTGAAGGAATTACCGCTGCAGCATCTGATGTTGAAGTGGAGACTAGAGAACCAAAAATACAAGCAGAAAAGGCTGCCGATCTCTTAGTAGTCTTGGCTGAGAATGCAGTAGTTCTGATGATGCTCGTAGAAGATCATCTGAGGTCACGCAGCCAACAATTTTTTACATCCTGCTTAATTGACAGTGCTTTATCTCCTTTATCGATGGCTTCATCAGCTGCCAGTAGGTCATTGAGCAGAACTGGTAGCGAGCCTTTAGAAGCTGGGGGCTCAAGGCAGTCTTTGTCCAGTGATGCTGGTGGACTGCCGGTTGAT GTTCTTGCTTCGATGTCTGGCACAAATGGGCAAATTTCTTCTGAGGTAATGGAACGCGtaacggcagcagcagcagcggagcCTTATGGATCTGTCAGGCATGCATTTGTATCCTATGGGAGCTGTATTTCAGATCTTTCTGAAGGTTGGAAGTACAGAAGCCGACTATGGTATGGTGTATGCATTCCATCCAAAGCTAATATCTTTGGGGGAGGAGGAAGTGGTTGGGAAGCATGGAAATCTGCTGTAGAGAAGGACTCCAATGGGGACTGGATTGAACTTCCATTAGTGAAGAAATCAGTTGCAATGCTGCAGACACTTCTACTAGATTCTGGATTTGGGGCTGGCCTTGGCTCTGGAGAGGGATCTGCCGGTGGTATTGGTGTTATGAGTGCACTTAATCAGTTGTTAGATAGTGATCAGCCTTTTTTTTGTATGCTCCGGTTGACTCTTATTTCAATGAGGGAGGATGATACTGGGGAAGACGACCTCTTTATGAGAAACATTAGCATGAAGAATGATGATATATCAGAAAGATTGGGCTGTCAAACTGGAAGTGTGATTGAACTTGATGGTAACTCATGTGCGCCTACCATAAAACCTCAGTCTGCACTTCTATGGAG ATTGCTTGGTCCCTTTCTGAATGTGCCAGTTTCTGAATCTAAGAGACAGAGGGTTCTGGTTGTGTCTTCTATTCTTTATTCGGAG GTATGGCATGCTGTAAGTAGCGACAGAAAGCCTTTAAGGAAAAAATATCTTGGATTGTTAATGCCACCCTATGCAGCTGTCCTGAAAAGATATCGCTCTGTTTTGGCTAATATTCACGAGCTTGCATCTTCGGATGGAGAAAATCCGCTACTTGTTGGTGATTGTGCTTCGGCTGCAGATACTTTACCTGTTGAG GCTGCTGTTTCATTGATATCACCTGGCTGGGCTGCTGCTTTTGCCTCTCCACCAGTTGCAATGGCATTGGCCATGATTGCTGCTGGTGCCTCTGGGGCAGAAACAATTGCACCACCAACAAATAAATTGCGCAGGCGTGACACCTCATTGCTTGAGCGTAGATCAGCTAAATTACACTCATTCTCAAGTTTCCAGAGGCTTCCTGATACAAcaccactcctgcctgcatctgcacCAAAGGACAAAGCATCCGCGAAAGTTGTAGCCTTGGCCGCTGCTTGTGACCTTGAGTTTAGTGCTAAGATTGGCTTGAGAAGGGGTCTTAGTGTTGTAGCAATGGCAACTTCAGGACAACGGAGGTCTGCAGGTGATATTGAGCGTGCGCAGAGGTGGAACACAACTGAAGCTATGGCTGCTGCTTGGATGGAGTGTCTGCAATCTGCCGACTCAAAGTCAGTGTCAGGCAGAGATTTTTCTGCCCTTTCTTACAAATATGTTGCACTTCTTGTTTCAAGTTTTGCCTTAGCACGGAACTTGCAACGAGTTGAG ATGGAGAGACGAACACAGGTTGATATCTTGAACCGTCTTTGTGCCTCTGTTGGGGTTCGGGCATGGCGACGTCTTCTTCATTGCTTAATAGAGACAAATAGACTCTATGGACCTTTTGGAGAACTTCTGTGTACTCCTGATAGC ATTTTCTGGAAGCTGGATTTTACTGAATGTTCATCAAGGATGAGAAGATTTATGAAAAGAAACTACAATGGGTCAGATCGTTTTGGTGCAGCTGTTAATTTTGAGGAGCAGATGCTTCTTTGTGATGGTGTAGAATCCAATGCATGCCACACAGAGGAAGGGGACACTCGATCTACAAATGCTCTCCCAACAACTTCGTTGATTATAGTGGCTGAGGCAATGTCAGTGGATAGAGGACATGAAGATGCTGAGCACATAGAAACCGAAACAATTTGCAGCAGTGTAGATGATCAATTAAGAAATTCCTTGCCACCTGATCCGTTTAAAGGATCAATAGATTCAAGAAGTTCAGACTTTTCTGGTGTCCGCAACCTGGTTCGATCCACAGCAATTGCACCTGGTTACAGGTCTGGTGAAGAAGATAAAAGAATTATAATTGAATTGCCATCGTTGATGGTGAGGCCATTGAAGACCGTACGAGGAACCTTCCAA GTCACCTTAAAGAGGATTAACTTCATAGTTGATGAGCATACATCTGACAGTGACAGTTACATGGATGATGTTGCATCCACTAGCGGCCAATATGATCAGCAAGATAAAGATCGGAGTTGGTTCATATCTTCGCTGCATCAGATTTATAATAGAAg GTATTTGTTACGTCAAAGTGCATTGGAATTATTTATGGTAGATAGGTCTAACTTCTTCTTTGATTTTGAG GATATAGAAGCACGTCGACATGCTTATCGGGCTATCATTCACACCAAACCTCCTTATTTGAATGATATTTTTCTAGCTACACAG AAACCTGAGCAAATCCTTAAACAGACACAATTAATGGAGCGCTGGGCCAAATGGGAG ATTAGCAATTTTGACTACCTAATGGAACTGAACACTCTTGCTGGGCGCAGTTACAATGACATCTCGCAG TATCCTATGTTCCCATGGGTAGTATCAGATTACCAGTCCAAAACATTGGACTTGGAAGATCATTCCTCATACCGAGATCTTTCAAAG CCAATTGGTGCTCTAAATCCTGCACGGCTGAAGAAATTCCAAGACTATTACTCTAGTTTCAAGGATCCAATCATCCCAAATTGTCACTACGGTTCACATTACTCTAGTCCTGGCACG GTATTGTATTATCTTGCCAGGATAGAACCTTTCACTACCCTCTCCATTGAGCTGCGGGGTGGCAAGTTTGGTGATGATAATCACATGCTCTCTGATATCACCAGAACATGGAACAGTGTCCTTGAAGACATGAATGATGTAAAAGAGCTA GTTCCAGAGATGTTTTACCTTCCTGAGGTATTTACTAATGTGAATTCTGTTGACATGGGAACAAATGAACTTGCTAAAAGGCTAG GCTCTGTAGAATTGCCTCCTTGGGCCGAGAACCCTGTTGATTTTATACATAAACATCGGAAAGCTCTTGAGAGTGATCATGTCTCCGCTCATTTGCATGAATGGATTGATCTAATATTTGG ATATAAACAAAGAGGTAAAGAAGCAGTGATGGCTAACAATGTTTTTCCCTACGCTACATACGAGGGGACAGTAGATATTGATAAAATTGCTGATCCAGTAAGTTTCGCATCCAACCTTTTAGATCATCTCAGTAACTTTCTAGCTGTTAACATTTTGCTGAAAATACTGAAGGTGCAACGGCAAGCTACACAAGACCAAATAGTAAATTTTGGACAAACGCCATCTCAGTTGCTGATAGTTCCACATATACAGAGAAGGCCATTGGCAGATATCTTACAGCTGCAG ACAATATTCCGGAACCCAAGTGAAGTCAGATCTTATTTACTTCCTAATCCAGACCAGTGTAATGTTCCCGCTAGTGCAGTGCATGTATCGAATGACTGTATTGTAGTCGTAGATGCAAATGTGCCTGCAGCACATGTGGCAGTGCACCATTGGCAGCCAAACACCCCGGATGGCTTAGAGACACCCTTCCTCTTTCATCATGGGAAAAATGCCATAAATTCAAGCGGCGGCGCAATAAGGCGCATCTTCAAAGGACCTACTTCTGCAGAAGACTACCATTTCCCAAGGGCTATAGCTTTTGCTGCTTCTGCAATCCAACCTTCGTCAACTGTTGCCGTCACATGTGACAAAGAGGTTATAACTG GTGGGCATGCAGATAATTCTGTGAAGTTGATCTCCTCAGATGGAGCAAGGACCATTGAAACTGCATCTGGGCATATTGCTCCTGTGACCTGCCTCGCACTATCTCCTGATAACAATTACTTTGTCACAGGGTCTCGTGACACAACAGTTATATTATGGAGGATACATCAGATGAGCTCTTCACATTGGAAAAATGCTCCAGAACCTCCACCTTCACCAACAACACCAAGTACTCCTCTAGCCAATAGTATTAGTAGTGGTAGCAGTCCAATCAGAACTTTGGAAACCTCCAGCAAGCGGCGAATCGAAGGTCCTATGCATGTTCTAAGAGGACATCTTGGAGAAGTAACTTGCTGTTCTGTTAGTTCTGACTTGGGACTTGTTGCTTCCTCTTCACATACATCTGGTGCCCTTCTACATTCTTTGAGGACAGGTCGGCTCATAAGGAAGCTGGATGTGGGAGAGGCACATTTGATATGCTTATCTTCTCAAGGAATCGTATTGATTTGGAATGAATCAGAGAAGAGACTATCCACCTTCACTGTTAATGGAATCCCTATGTCTACCTCGGTCCTGTCACCTTTCTCCGGGCGTGTTAGTTGCATTGAGGTTTCTAGGGATGGCCAGTTTGCTTTAATTGCAGCATGTTTATCTAGCAATTGCACTCGTGACACTAGTACTGATGAAGATCATATGATTGACAACTGCAACGATGATGAGGATGTACCAGAGTCAAAGGAGACCAAGCTATACGTTCATGCTCCCTCGATCTGCTTCATTGATCTACACAAACTTGAG GTAATTCATACGCTGAAGCTGGGAGAAGGACAGGACGTCACAGCTGTTGCTCTAAATGAAGATAACACTACTCTTGTTGCCTCAACAGCTGATAAGCAGCTGATAGTCTTCACAAATCCTTCT TTAGAGTTCTAA